The genomic window GAGCACACGGCCGCTTTTTTCAAGGTCAGCCATAGCTGTTTTGAAAAGCCTTGCCGAATGCTTTGCGACAAGCCTGTTTTTTAAGTCGTATTTGTCCTTGAAATAGAGGTAGAAGGTGCCCTTGCCGATGCCTGCCGACCTTGCGATATCAGACACTGACGTGCTGGTAACGCCCTTTGTGGTAAACAGCTTATACGCCGTCATCAGCAGCGAGTCTTCCTTGGCTTTTTTGTTGGTTTCGAGCTTGCCCATAGTTTTCACTTCCTTGCTGCAAATTAACGCACAATGCACAATTGAGGTGTCGTGTCTTATCGGCAAAGCCGATAAGAAGAAAGCTTTGCTTTGCAAAACTTGGCTGTGAAGCGCAAGCAGACGAGCCCCATACCCACCACCGACCTGCTGTCGGCGGTCCCCCTCTCCTTTCAGGGGAGGTGCCCCGAAGGGGCGGAGGGGTTTCACCCTTGCAAATCCCTTTTTTCCTTATATTTATTATAATCGAAACCATTGCCCCTTGTCAACGGTGAAAAATAGACAAATTGAAAAACTGACCGCCGGTCATATTGTGCATTCGTACAAAAATGTGACCGACGGTCAGTTTTATGTTGACTTTTTTAAAACGTGGTGCTATACTGGTAATATAAAGAAAATGACTGGCGGTCATTTTATATGAAATGATGCGGAGATGATATATATGAGAAAGATGAGCAGGGCGATAGTCAAGTTCAGAGTTCCTATACTTATCCTGTCGGTGCTGCTGCTGATACCGGCGTTTATAGGAATGGTAAACACAAGGATAAATTATGATATACTTTCCTACCTCCCGGGTGATATCGACTCGATGAAGGGGCAGGACATAATGCTTGAAGACTTCGGCAAGGGCGGCTTTGCATATGTCATAGTCGAGGGCATGGACGACAAGAACGTCGCCGAGCTAAAAGCACAGTTTGAGCAGATAGATGTCGTGAGCGACGTTGTATGGTACGACAGCATAGCAGACCTCTCTATCCCTAAAGAAGTGCTGCCGGACGACGTTTATCAGATATTCAACAGCGACAAGGACGATTCGACGCTGATGATGGTCTTCTTTGCAAGCACAGGCTCGTCTGATGAATCGCTCGAAGCTATAGCTCAGATGAGAAAAATGGCCGACAAGCAGGTTTTCACCGCAGGCATGGGCGCAGTCGTTGAAGACATCAAGAACCTCACCATTGAGGAGATGACGATGTACGTCATCATAGCAGTTATACTTATGAGCATAGTGCTCGCAGTTGCTATGGATTCTTTCCTTATCCCGGTATTCTTTATGCTAAATATCGGTATGTCGATACTCTACAACTTAGGCACAAACCAGATACAGGGGCAGATATCATTCGTGACACAGGCACTGGCGGCTGTATTGCAGCTGGCAGTCACGGCTGACTACTCGATATTCCTCTGGCACAGCTACAAGGAGCAGAAGGAGCAGATACCCGGCAACAAGAACGAGGCTATGGCTATAGCGATAGGCCAGACCTTCACATCGGTCGTTTCAAGCTCGGTAACAACAGTTGCAGGCTTTTTGGCACTCTGCTTTATGACATTCACCTTAGGTCTTGACATAGGCATAGTAATGGCAAAGGGCGTCGTGCTCGGCGTTATATGCACGATAACGGTTCTCCCGGCGATGATACTCATTTTCGACAAGCCGCTTGAAAAGACGATGCACCGTGAGCTTATACCCTCGCTTGACAAGATATCTAACTTCATAGTAAAGCACAGCTGGGTGTTCCTTATAGTGTTCCTGGCACTGCTTCCTCCGGCTATATACGGCGAGACACATACTGACGTTTACTACAACCTTACCGATACACTTCCTACAGACCTCAACTCAGTAATGGCATCGTCAAAGCTCTCGGAGGACTACGGCATAACCTCCTCGCACATAATCATGGTCGATGAGGATATGAGCGCTGCCGATGCAAACATGATGATGAACGAGATGAAGAAGGTAGACGGCGTTAAAATGGCAGTCGGCCTTGACTCGGTGCTCGGCATGGTGCCTGATGAGGCTGTTCCCGAAAGGCTCACAAAGCTGCTCAAAAACGGCGGCTGGCAGATCATGGTCGTGGGCAGTGAATACAAGGTGGCTTCTCCCGAGGTCAACGCACAGGTAGATGCACTTTCTGACATACTTGAAAAGTATGACAAGAACGGCATGATAATCGGCGAGGCCGCAGCAACAAAAGACCTTATAAACATAACAGACCGTGACTTCAAGATAGTGAATGCGATCTCAATAGCAATGGTATTCGTTATCATTATTTTCGCACTAAAAAGCGTGTCGCTGCCGATAATCCTTGTTTCGGCGATCGAGTTTGCAGTATTTGTGAACATGGGGCTCTCGTGCTATCTCAACACAACTATTCCTTTCATAGCATCTGTAGTTATCGGCTGCATACAGCTCGGTGCGACAGTTGACTATGCGATACTCATGACAACAAGATACAAGAGCGAGCGTCTTGCCGG from Ruminococcus sp. NK3A76 includes these protein-coding regions:
- a CDS encoding MMPL family transporter codes for the protein MRKMSRAIVKFRVPILILSVLLLIPAFIGMVNTRINYDILSYLPGDIDSMKGQDIMLEDFGKGGFAYVIVEGMDDKNVAELKAQFEQIDVVSDVVWYDSIADLSIPKEVLPDDVYQIFNSDKDDSTLMMVFFASTGSSDESLEAIAQMRKMADKQVFTAGMGAVVEDIKNLTIEEMTMYVIIAVILMSIVLAVAMDSFLIPVFFMLNIGMSILYNLGTNQIQGQISFVTQALAAVLQLAVTADYSIFLWHSYKEQKEQIPGNKNEAMAIAIGQTFTSVVSSSVTTVAGFLALCFMTFTLGLDIGIVMAKGVVLGVICTITVLPAMILIFDKPLEKTMHRELIPSLDKISNFIVKHSWVFLIVFLALLPPAIYGETHTDVYYNLTDTLPTDLNSVMASSKLSEDYGITSSHIIMVDEDMSAADANMMMNEMKKVDGVKMAVGLDSVLGMVPDEAVPERLTKLLKNGGWQIMVVGSEYKVASPEVNAQVDALSDILEKYDKNGMIIGEAAATKDLINITDRDFKIVNAISIAMVFVIIIFALKSVSLPIILVSAIEFAVFVNMGLSCYLNTTIPFIASVVIGCIQLGATVDYAILMTTRYKSERLAGKDKNEAVSIALSTSIKSILVSAVGFFAATFGVGVYSRVDMISQICTLLSRGALVSMVTVICILPAMLLLLDKVIVYTTHDMKSLRKTKDTRYYKLPPVQATVNEQN